A single region of the Yersinia entomophaga genome encodes:
- a CDS encoding sugar dehydrogenase complex small subunit yields MSLHPPSIPRVNGVSRRRLLGYVGVGLVASLMSPLSLNVFAASTSTMPLNLERFMLVSRALTGKRQLNPHIGQRIYQVLILRLPQLDQQLALLQPLPAGEPQNWSQAQQGIARQVLQAWYVGVIGEGSNAAVISYENALMFEAVSDVLVIRSYCPNQPGYWAAKPDVAI; encoded by the coding sequence ATGTCGTTACATCCCCCATCTATACCTCGCGTTAACGGCGTATCCCGTCGGCGTTTATTGGGATATGTCGGCGTTGGGTTAGTCGCCAGCTTGATGAGTCCGCTGTCCCTGAATGTTTTTGCTGCTTCAACCTCAACGATGCCGCTCAATCTGGAGCGATTTATGCTGGTTTCGCGTGCTTTGACCGGTAAGCGTCAACTTAATCCCCATATCGGCCAGCGGATCTATCAGGTACTTATTCTGCGCCTGCCGCAGCTCGATCAACAGCTGGCTTTACTCCAACCGCTTCCGGCTGGTGAGCCACAAAATTGGTCGCAGGCACAGCAGGGCATTGCCCGGCAGGTCTTGCAGGCGTGGTATGTGGGCGTGATAGGGGAAGGCTCGAATGCGGCGGTGATTAGCTACGAGAATGCGCTGATGTTTGAGGCCGTGTCTGATGTTTTAGTCATTCGCTCCTATTGTCCTAACCAACCCGGTTATTGGGCTGCCAAGCCTGACGTGGCCATATAA